The following are encoded together in the Brassica napus cultivar Da-Ae chromosome A9, Da-Ae, whole genome shotgun sequence genome:
- the LOC111205212 gene encoding uncharacterized protein LOC111205212, with amino-acid sequence MAALAPGILQKLIDGMKTGVKPTREHRSSLLQVTDIVPIDLDEKNLLPKQGFFIKVTDSSHSIYVSLPSDQDDVVLSNKLQLGQFIYVDRLEPGTPVPIVQGARPIPGRHPLLGTPEPLMSCTRGGGKGENERGRGSWDLNGDVLVLKPASLDFDQCTPAKQRVMTRGRSPGGVRCSYGGGVLRGESPGSVMRKSCVVVPSRSRSVCDRETMKSSVSSALFSPFKSSAKKSNSPPPSGRTRRATAAAALVENERDAPKSTSKLASPKHSKMEKQERFSTLTGRLSTLSKEAMQQRETAQKMALQALREATVTETVVRHLKTLANISKSAKADCPAACFEKFLEFHKQISETMTEIASIEAANVNKSEDGSSSILNEIQHNSIDQEKTASKRRTTALKQQQNHKKLRSNDENKNPSAAPPPSGLGNSVKLAKEIENEAANWFMEFIEKALEKGMKKCKGTGDADVKKVPQPLILQVVNWVEAEQSADNTRRPVHPKASQITRKLRIKMKNP; translated from the exons ATGGCGGCTTTAGCACCCGGAATCCTCCAGAAGCTAATCGACGGTATGAAAACCGGAGTTAAACCGACCAGAGAACACAGAAGCTCTCTCCTACAAGTCACAGACATCGTCCCCATCGATCTCGACGAGAAGAATCTCTTACCAAAACAAGGCTTCTTCATAAAAGTCACCGACTCTTCTCACTCCATCTACGTCAGCCTTCCTTCTGACCAAGACGACGTCGTGCTAAGCAACAAGTTGCAGCTCGGCCAGTTCATCTACGTCGATAGGCTCGAGCCAGGGACCCCTGTTCCGATCGTTCAAGGCGCTAGGCCCATCCCTGGACGGCATCCTCTGCTCGGGACTCCTGAACCGTTGATGAGCTGCACGAGAGGAGGAGGAAAGGGTGAGAATGAACGTGGGAGAGGCTCTTGGGATCTGAACGGTGACGTTTTGGTCTTAAAGCCTGCGTCTTTGGATTTTGATCAGTGCACTCCGGCGAAGCAGAGGGTGATGACGAGGGGGAGGTCGCCGGGTGGTGTTAGGTGTTCTTATGGAGGAGGGGTTTTGAGGGGAGAGAGTCCTGGTTCGGTGATGAGGAAGAGCTGTGTTGTTGTGCCATCGAGAAGTAGAAGTGTTTGCGATAGAGAGACGATGAAGAGCTCTGTTTCTTCTGCTCTTTTTAGTCCTTTTAAATCCTCT GCAAAGAAAAGCAACTCACCGCCTCCGAGTGGACGCACTAGACGAGCAACGGCAGCTGCTGCTTTGGTGGAGAATGAAAGAGATGCTCCAAAGTCTACTTCGAAATTGGCTTCTCCAAAGCATAGTAAGATGGAAAAACAAGAGAGGTTTTCGACTCTAACCGGAAGACTCAGCACATTGAGTAAG GAAGCTATGCAGCAGCGAGAGACGGCTCAGAAGATGGCTCTTCAGGCATTGAGAGAAGCTACGGTCACCGAAACAGTTGTTCGTCATCTCAA GACATTAGCCAATATCAGCAAATCAGCAAAAGCTGATTGTCCAGCTGCGTGCTTTGAGAAGTTCTTGGAGTTTCACAAGCAGATATCTGAAACCATGACCGAGATAGCTTCCATTGAAGCAGCTAATGTGAACAAATCTGAGGATGGATCGTCTTCGATACTTAACGAAATCCAGCACAACTCTATTGATCAGGAGAAAACCGCATCAAAGAGAAGAACCACTGCCCTGAAGCAGCAGCAAAACCATAAGAAATTGAGATCAAACGATGAGAACAAGAACCCATCAGCAGCTCCTCCTCCTTCCGGGTTAGGAAACTCAGTTAAGTTGGCTAAAGAGATAGAGAACGAAGCTGCAAACTGGTTCATGGAGTTTATAGAGAAGGCACTAGAGAAAGGGATGAAGAAGTGTAAAGGCACAGGTGATGCAGATGTTAAGAAGGTTCCACAGCCTCTGATTCTCCAAGTTGTAAACTGGGTGGAAGCAGAACAGTCTGCTGATAACACAAGACGACCGGTACATCCAAAAGCATCACAAATCACTAGAAAGCTCAGAATCAAAATGAAGAATCCTTGA
- the LOC106367573 gene encoding aldehyde dehydrogenase family 2 member B7, mitochondrial-like, translated as MASRRVSSMLSRSFMSSPSLFALRGKHHNMYRGVYGYSNVAAAEDTITPPVKVEHTQLLIGGKFVDAASGKAFPTLDPRTGEVIAQVAEGDVEDVNRAVSAARKAFDEGPWPRMTAYERSKILLRFADLVDKHNDEIAAIETWDNGKPFEQSSKIEVPMLARVFRYYAGWADKIHGMTVPGDGSHHVQTLHEPIGVAGQIIPWNFPLLMLSWKLGPALACGNTVVLKTAEQTPLSALLVGRLLHEAGLPEGVVNIVSGFGPTAGAAIASHMDIDKVAFTGSTDVGKIILQLASKSNLKAVTLELGGKSPFIVCEDADVDQAVELAHFALFFNQGQCCCAGSRTFVHERVYDEFVEKAKARAIKRAVGDPFKSGIEQGPQVDSEQFKKILKFIKHGVESGATLQAGGDRFGSKGYYIQPTVFSDVKDDMLIATDEIFGPVQTILKFKNLDEVIARANNSRYGLAAGVFTQNLDTANRLMRALRVGSVWINCFDVFDATIPFGGYKMSGIGREKGIYSLNNYLQVKAVVTAIKNPAWL; from the exons atggcGTCAAGAAGAGTATCTTCAATGCTCTCTCGCTCCTTCATGTCCTCGCCTTCTCTGTTCGCTCTTAGAg GCAAACACCACAACATGTACAGAGGAGTTTACGGATACAGCAACGTCGCTGCAGCCGAAGACACGATCACTCCGCCTGTGAAAGTAGAGCACACACAGCTCTTAATCGGCGGAAAGTTCGTTGATGCGGCCTCAG GAAAGGCATTCCCCACTTTGGATCCAAGAACTGGAGAAGTGATCGCTCAGGTGGCTGAAGGTGATGTGGAAGACGTGAACCGTGCGGTTTCGGCTGCACGCAAGGCATTTGATGAAGGACCATGGCCTAGAATGACAGCTTAT GAGAGATCAAAGATACTACTTCGTTTCGCTGACTTGGTCGACAAACACAACGACGAGATTGCTGCTATTGAGACTTGGGACAATGGGAAGCCTTTTGAACAGTCTTCCAAGATTGAAGTTCCTATGCTTGCTAGGGTGTTCCGTTACTATGCTG GATGGGCAGACAAGATACATGGGATGACGGTTCCAGGAGATGGTTCACACCATGTGCAGACACTCCATGAGCCTATTGGAGTCGCTGGACAGATCATCCCATGGAACTTCCCTCTTCTCATGCTTTCTTGGAAACTTGGACCAGCTTTGGCTTGCGGTAACACCGTTGTCCTCAAGACGGCTGAGCAAACACCTCTCTCTGCTCTTCTTGTTGGAAGACTACTTCACGAG GCTGGACTTCCGGAAGGAGTTGTGAATATAGTGTCTGGATTTGGTCCTACAGCTGGTGCAGCCATAGCTAGTCACATGGACATTGACAAG GTTGCTTTCACCGGTTCTACTGATGTGGGAAAGATTATTCTTCAGTTGGCTTCAAAAAGCAACCTTAAGGCAGTGACCCTTGAGCTTGGAGGCAAGTCACCATTCATTGTATGTGAAGATGCTGATGTGGATCAGGCCGTTGAGCTCGCTCATTTCGCTTTGTTCTTCAACCAG GGACAATGCTGCTGTGCTGGCTCGCGTACATTTGTACATGAACGTGTGTATGATGAGTTTGTAGAGAAAGCTAAAGCTCGTGCAATCAAACGCGCTGTTGGCGATCCCTTCAAGTCTGGCATTGAGCAAGGTCCTCAG gtggACTCAGAGCAATTTAAGAAAATCCTGAAGTTCATTAAACATGGAGTTGAGAGTGGAGCCACCTTACAAGCTGGAGGCGACCGGTTTGGTTCCAAGGGATACTACATTCAACCCACTGTCTTCTCAGACGTCAAA GACGACATGCTCATAGCAACAGACGAGATTTTCGGACCGGTTCAAACCATACTGAAATTCAA GAATCTAGATGAGGTGATTGCAAGGGCTAACAACTCAAGGTACGGTTTAGCTGCGGGAGTGTTCACACAGAATCTGGACACTGCGAACCGGCTGATGCGAGCGCTGAGGGTTGGTAGCGTTTGGATAAACTGTTTCGATGTGTTTGATGCCACAATTCCATTCGGAGGGTACAAGATGAGTGGGATTGGAAGAGAGAAAGGTATCTACAGTCTCAACAATTACTTGCAAGTCAAGGCTGTTGTTACTGCCATCAAGAATCCGGCTTGGCTctaa